CCTGGCCGTCACCGTCGGTGATCACCCAGTGGCGCGACAGCAGTTTGGCCGGCACTTGCCCGTTGTTCTTCACCGTGATGGTGTAGGCAAAGGCGAAACGGTTGTCTTCGGGGTGTGATTGGTCCGCGAGGAAGCGGGTGACGACGCTGACGTCGATCTGGTAGCGAGGATCGGACATGCAAGAGGCCTTAAGAGCAAAAGCGGAGGACAGCAGATGCGGATCAGTCTAGGCCATGTGCGGGGCACTAGGCCAGACATGTGTCGGGCAGCCGGCAAGCGCTATGGGTATAACGCGCAGCAACTGTGGGAGTGGGCTTGCTCGCGAAGGCGTTGCATCAGTTACACATTCGGTGACTGACACTGCGCATTCGCGAGCAAGCCCGCTCCCACATGGGTATCGAGTTGCAGCTTATTCCACGATCGGCGTGGGCTGGATCGCAAGCTGATCGGCCAGGCGTACAAATGCGGCCAGGTCCAGCTGCTCGGGGCGCAGGCCGCCGTCGACGCCGGCGGCTTCGATCTCGGCGTTGCTCAGCAGCGCCTTGAGCGTGTTGCGCAGGGTCTTGCGGCGTTGGTTGAACGCTTCACGTACCACGCGCTCCAGCAGCTTGTGGTCCTTGGCCGGGTGCGGCAGCACCGCGTGCGGCACCAGGCGCACGATGGCCGAGTCGACCTTCGGCGGCGGGTTGAAGGCGCCAGGGCCGACGTTGAACAGGTGCTCCACGCGGCAGTGGTACTGAACCATGATCGACAGGCGGCCCCAATCGCCGCCACCTGGGCCTGCGGCCAAACGCTCTACCACTTCCTTTTGCAACATGAAGTGCATGTCGCGGATGATCCCGGCATTGTTCAGCAGGTGAAAAATCAGCGGCGTAGAGATGTTGTACGGCAGGTTGCCGACCACCCGCAGGCTGTTGGGCGCAGCGTTGAGGCTGTTGAAGTCGAACTTCAGCGCATCGCCCTGGTGCAGGTTGAAGTTGGGCATGCCGGCGAATTGCTGGTTGAGGATCGGAATCAGGTCCTTATCCAGCTCAACCACGTCCAACTGGCCGCCACTGTTGAGCAGGCCTTGGGTCAAGGCGCCCTGGCCCGGGCCGATTTCCAGCAGGCGGTCTTCTGGCTTGGCATGGATGGAGCGCAGGATACGGTCGATCACGCCAGCGTCGTGCAGGAAGTTTTGCCCGAAGCGCTTGCGCGCCCGGTGTTGGTAATGCTCAGTCATATACGGGTCTCGGCCATCTGATAGGCGGTTTCCAGGGCCACGTGCAGGCTGCCGGTATCGATCTTGCCGCTGCCCGCCAGGTCCAGGGCAGTGCCATGGTCGACGGAGGTGCGGATGATCGGCAGGCCCAGTGTCACGTTGACTGCGGCGCCGAAACCTTTGTACTTCAGCACGGGCAGCCCCTGGTCATGGTACATCGCCAGCACTGCGTCGCAGTGCTCCAGATATTTGGGGGTAAACAGAGTGTCTGCAGGCAATGGGCCACGCAGGTCCATGCCTTCTTGGCGCAGGCGCTCTAATGTCGGTTCAATGATGTCGATTTCTTCATGGCCCAAATGACCGCCTTCACCGGCGTGCGGGTTGAGCCCACAGACCAGGATGCGCGGTTGGGCAATGCCGAATTTCTGTTGCAGGTCGGCGTGCAGGATACGTGTGACACGCTCTACACGCTCGGCAGTGATGGCATCGGCGATATCGCGCAACGGCAGGTGCGTGGTCACCAGCGCAACCCGCAGGCCGCGAGTGGCCAGCATCATCACCACTTGTTCGGTATGGGTCAGCTCGGCGAGGAATTCGGTATGGCCGGAAAAGGCAATGCCGGACTCGTTGATCACGCCCTTGTGCACCGGGGCGGTGATCATGCCGGCGAAGTCGCCGTCGATGCAGCCTTGGCCTGCGCGCGTCAGGGTTTCCAGCACAAACGCCGCATTGGCCTTGTCCAGTTGCCCGGCAACCACCTTGGCTGCGAGCGGGGTGTGCCACACATACAGGCTGCCAGCGGGGGCGGGCAGGTCGGGCCAGTTGCCCGGCGCCACGTCCAGCAAGGTGACAGCCACACCCAGTTGCGCGGCCCGCTCAAGGAGCAGGTCGCGGCTGGTAATGGCAATCAGGGGGTGTGGCTGAGGGTGCGAGGCGAGCAGCAGGCACAGGTCTGGACCAATGCCGGCCGGCTCACCGGGTGTTACCGCGAAACGCTGGGGTTTCACTGTGCTGCCTGGTCGGTGCCTGTTTGCTCGGCACCTGGCAGCTTGTTCTCTACGTAGGCTTCGTCACGGATCTGACGCAACCAGGTTTGCAGCTCTTCGTCGTACTTGCGGTTCCGCAGTACGGTGAGGGCTTGTTGCTCGCGAGCCTGGGTGGTGTTGTCGGTAGCGCGACGGCCAAGGACTTCCAGGACGTGCCAGCCATATTGAGTGCGGAACGGCTTGGACAGAACACCTTGTGGGGTCTTGGCCATGACGTCCTGGAACTCGGGCACCAGGCCTTTCGGGTCGATCCAGTTGAGGTCGCCACCGTTAAGGGCTGAACCCGGGTCTTCCGAGAAGCTCTTGGCCAGGGTGGCGAAGTCTTCACCGCCTTCAATGCGGTCATAGATCTTCTGGGCCAGTTCCTTGGTTTGTGCCTCGGTACGGATTTCGCTAGGTTTGACCAGGATGTGACGAACATGCACTTCGTCTTTCAGCGAGGTCTCGCCGCCGCGTTTGCCCAGCAACTTGAGAATGATGAAACCGCCCGGCGTGCGGGCTGGCTGGGTAATTTCACCCACGCTCATGGCGCTCAGCTCACGGTCGAATGGAGGTGGCAGTTGAGCGGCTTTACGCCAGCCCATGTCACCGCCGTCCAGGGCGTTATCGCTGCCGGACATGGCAATGGCCGTTTGGGCAAAGTCAGCACCGGCTTTCAGGCGATCATAGATAGCCTTGGTTTTCGCCGCAGCGGCATTGAGCTGCTCGGAGTTGGCGCTGTCCGGGGTTGGAACCAGGATGTTGGCCAAGTGCAGTTCTTCGGAGAGCTGCATCTTGCCGAGGTCCGAGGCCAGGAAGTTCTTCACTTCCTGTTCAGACACCTGAACCCGCTCCGCTACACGGCGCTGACGCACACGGCTGATGATCATTTCACGCTTGATCTGGTCACGGGCGTCTTCATAAGACAAACCATCGTGGGCCAGGGCAGCCTTGAACTGGTCAACGCTCATGTTATTGCGTTGAGCGATGGTGCCGACGGCCTGGTTCAGTTCTTCGTCCGAAATACGGATGCCGGAACGCTCGCCGATCTGCAGTTGCAGGTTTTCGACGATCAGGCGCTCCAGTACCTGTGGGTCCAGCACGCTGGTAGGCGGTACGCCGCCGCCACGTTTGGCGATGGTTTGCTGAACTTCCTTGACTCGTTGGTCGAGTTGGCTCTGCATGATCACGTCGTTATCGACGATGGCCACTACCTTATCCAGCTGTTGAACCGCAGCGTGCGCCGATGCGGCCCCCAGGAACAGCGCGCCCAGCACTAGCGGGCGCAAGCAATCAGAAAGCTTGGTCTTCACGTTCACGATAACCTTCAATGCCTTTGTCGAGGAAGCTCTCTACCTTGGCGCCGGTCAGGCCGCCGAGTCCTTTGAGGACGATCTGGAAGAAGAGCCCGTGGTCACCCTTTTCGTTCTGAGGGGCGATCTGCGTATATTCGTCGTTGGAAACCCAGTATCGGTTGATGACGCGCAGTTTCCAGCAGCAGTTGTCGTACTCGAAACCACCGAAGGCTTCCAGAGTGCGGTTGCGGGCATAGTCATACTGCCAGCGGGTGATCAGGTTCCACTGCGGAATGATCGGCCACATCATCGAGAAGTCGTGTTGCTGGATTTTGTAGTAATCCTTCACGAAACCAGGTTGGCCTTCGGTGCCGAAGTCGCCACCGAACTGCCATTTGCCGGTCAGTTGGTTGTAGACCACTTGGTCGTTGCGATAGCGATAGCCGAGGTTGACAACCTTGTTCGGGTTGTCTTCCGGCTGGTAGTGGAACATCGCGCTGCCGGAACGAGGACTGTGGCTTTCAGTGTCCCAGTTGTAATCGGCAGTGGCGCGCCAGTCGCGGTTGAAGCGGAACTCGTATTCCAAGGCGATTGGCGAGACATTCGAATGAGCGTCATCACGCGTCTTGGCATCAATACCCGGCAATTGAACTTCACGATCCTTGAAGTAGACCGCCTGGCCGATGGATGCACGTTGACGCTCAAAGCCGTTCTCTTGAATCCAGCGGCTGGTCAAGCCAAACGACAGCTTGTTCTCGTCGCCGATACGGTCCGAACCGGAGAAGCGGTTATCGCGGAACAGCGAGGAGTAGCTGAACACGTTTTCGCTGGTATCGAATACCGGAATGTCTTTCTGGTCTTTCTCTGGGACGTAGAGATAGAACATGCGCGGTTCAAGGGTCTGGCGATAGTTTTCACCGAACCATTGGGTATTGCGGTCGAAATACAGGCCGCTGTCGATGCTGGCGATTGGAACTGCGCGATCCTGTGAGCTGTTGAAGCTCTCACCCAGTGCCGAGGCGCCGAGACGGTTGGTCAGCAGGTCATTTTTGCCAGTGCCGTCCAGGTCAAGATCGTACTTGGTGTAGACGTACTTGAGCTTCGGCGTGATGTAACCATAGGTCGCAGTCAACGGCAGCGAAATGCTTGGAGCCAGGTTCAGACGCGTACCGTTCGCACGGTTCAAGCCCAATACGTAAGTGTCCAGACGAGGCGTGCCATTTGCCTGGGGGAACGGATTGAATGGGCCGCCGTCTTTTTCCGTGTAGTTGCCGGTTTCGAGATCCCGATCAAACCTTACAGCCTCGGTTTCATAAGCGAGGTCTACGCCGCCTGGATGGTAAGGCAGCGTACCGTTGAAGGTCAGTTGCGGCAGACGGTCATACGGGGTGATCTGCGACACGGTCGCCAGCTGATAAGCCTGGACGTTCAAGCGTGCCTGATAGGAGTCGCCGCGATAGGTCAAGGCACCTTGTTGGTTCACAAAGTCCTGAGCTTGAATACCTTCCTGGTAAGTCTTCAGGTCCTGGAAGAAGTAAGGATCGCTGATGTTGGTGTAGTCGACCATGCTGGTCAGACGCGAATCAAGCCCGCCTTTATGCTGCCAATTGAGCATGTAACGGGTTTTTTCGTAATCAGTCTGTTTCTTGCGCTCGTCGCTGTCGTCGTTCAGGTACGCGCCGCCGAACTGACCTTCGCTGGACTTGGTGAGGTAGCGGAATTCGCCTTCCACCATCATGCCGCGCTTGGTCATGTATTGCGGGTACAACGTGGCGTCGTAGTTTGGCGCCAGGTTGAAGTAGTACGGCGTAACCAGTGTAAAGCCGGTTTCGCTGCCGGTGCTGAAGCTTGGCGGCAGGAAGCCGGATTGACGACGGTCGTCGATCGGGAAGTAGATGTACGGGGTGTAGAGGATCGGGATGTTCTTGATCCGCAACGTCGCGTTGGTGGCCGTACCGAAACCGGTGGCCGGGTTCAACGTGATGTTGTTGCCCTTGAGCTGCCAGGCGTTGCTGTCCGGCTCGCAGGTGGTGTACGTACCGTCCTTGAGACGGATGATCGCGTTTTCGGCACGCTTGGCGTACAGCGCGTTACCGCGAATGCGCGACTTGTGCAGCACGTACTCGGCATTGTCGATCTGGGCCGCGCCGGTATCGAGCTGGACTTCGGCGTGGTCGCCGACGATCAGGGCACCGTTGTCACGCAGGCGCACATCGCCGTTCAGCTCGCCACGGTTCTCGGCCTGGTACAGGTTGGCTTCCTGAGCCTCCAGCTGCATGCTGCCCTGGCGCATGACGACGTCACCGGCCAGGGTCGCAACCTGCTGTTCCTGCTCGTAGCGAGACACCTTGGCACCGATGAAGGTCGGCGAATCGCTTTTGTCCGTCTTGTCGTTCATGCCAGGACGGGTCGGCTCGATGTACGCGCCGGAGCAATACGGGCCGGTCTCAGCCAGTTGGGCTGCGGTCAGCTTATCGCGAGGCACCCAGTCCAGGTGGCTGTAGTCGGCGCTGCGCGAACGCAGGCCACGGCCCTTGGCCTCGGTGACCAGAGTGGTCTTCGGCTCGGCCGCAGCGGTGCCGCCAGCATCGGCTTGCGCCGTGCTGCCAGCGGCGCTGACGGCTGCGCCGTCGTGCACCGGGCGCGGTGGTAATGGGGCTGCGGCGGTTTTTGGCGCGCAATCCCAGGCACCCGAAGCAGAGACTGAGCAGTCATACTGTTCCGCGGCGACCACGAATGAGGTGGCGAAAGGTTGCATGGCCAGCAGACTGCCGGTTACCAGCAACGGAAATTTTCTACGAAACGCGGGGGATTTCAATGCCATCTTATTAGTCCGGGCTTCCTGCGTGCCATCTGCCCGCGGTTTGGGCCGCACGCCTCTCGATGGTCTGAAAAAGATGCGTGATAATAAAGCATGACCCGCTTGACGGCTAGCGCCGTCGGAGACCCTTGTAATGCCCGAGCAAGATCTACGTTTACAACAGCTGAAAGTTTGGCTGGATGAGCAGTTGCCGATCCTTTTCAACGCTCAGGACTGGGGTGTCGTACCTCCGGCCACATTGACCGCGGCCAGCAGCGACGCGAGTTTCAGGCGTTATTTCCGCTGGGAGGGCGGCGGTCGTTCGTTCGTCGTCATGGACGCTCCACCGCCCCAGGAAAACTGCAAACCTTTCGTCGATATCGCTGATTTACTCGCGAAATCGGGAATAAATGTGCCAAAAATTTATGCAGAAGATTTGCCGCGCGGCTTTCTTTTGCTGAATGACCTGGGCCAAAAAACCTATCTGGACGTGATTGACGCGCAAAACGCCGATCAATTGTTTGCCGATGCCATCGACGCGTTGCTGGCTTTTCAGCAATTGCCGATGGACGCACCGCTGCCCAGCTATGACGTCGCCTTGTTGCGTCGTGAGCTGGAATTGTTTCCGCAATGGTACGTGCGCCAACATTTGGGTATCGAATTCGACACCCAGCAGTTGGCCTTATGGCAGCGCGTCAGTGATCATTTGATCGATAGCGCTCTGGCCCAGCCCAAAGTGCTGGTGCATCGCGACTATATGCCGCGCAACCTGATGATCAGCGAGCCGAACCCCGGCGTGCTGGACTTCCAGGACGCGGTCTATGGCCCGGTTACCTATGACATCACCTGCTTGTTCAAGGATGCGTTCCTCAGTTGGCCGAAGGCGCGTGTGCGCGAGTGGCAGCGCGGCTACTGGGAGCGTGCAGGTGCGTTGGGCATCCCGGTGCAGGCTGATTTTGACGAGTTCCTGCGCGCGAGCGACGTGATGGGCGTGCAGCGCCACCTCAAGGTCATCGGCATTTTTGCACGCATCTGCCATCGCGACGGCAAGCCGCGCTACCTGGCCGACGTGCCGCGCTTCTTTGCTTATATAGAAGCGGTACTGGCCGATCGTCCGGAGCTGGGCGAGTTGGGTGAGTTGCTCGCCAGCCTGCGTGAACCGACCGAGGCGCACGTATGAAGGCGATGATCCTGGCGGCGGGCAAAGGTGAGCGGATGCGCCCGCTCACGTTGCACACGCCCAAACCACTGGTGCAAGCGGGCGGCAAGCGTTTGATCGAGTATCACCTTGAAGCGCTGGCCAAGGCCGGCTTCAGCGAAATCGTGATCAACCATGCCTGGCTCGGCCAGCAGATTGAAAGCTACCTGGGTGATGGCGCGCAGTTTGGCTTGCGCATTCAGTACTCGCCCGAGGGCGAGCCGCTGGAAACCGGTGGCGGTATTTTCAAGGCGCTGCCGTTGTTGGGCGACGAGCCATTCCTGCTGGTCAATGGCGATATCTGGACGGACTTCGACTTTGCCAGTCTGCACAACAAGGCGCTGGA
The window above is part of the Pseudomonas sp. KBS0710 genome. Proteins encoded here:
- the rsmA gene encoding 16S rRNA (adenine(1518)-N(6)/adenine(1519)-N(6))-dimethyltransferase RsmA; this translates as MTEHYQHRARKRFGQNFLHDAGVIDRILRSIHAKPEDRLLEIGPGQGALTQGLLNSGGQLDVVELDKDLIPILNQQFAGMPNFNLHQGDALKFDFNSLNAAPNSLRVVGNLPYNISTPLIFHLLNNAGIIRDMHFMLQKEVVERLAAGPGGGDWGRLSIMVQYHCRVEHLFNVGPGAFNPPPKVDSAIVRLVPHAVLPHPAKDHKLLERVVREAFNQRRKTLRNTLKALLSNAEIEAAGVDGGLRPEQLDLAAFVRLADQLAIQPTPIVE
- the pdxA gene encoding 4-hydroxythreonine-4-phosphate dehydrogenase PdxA, with the translated sequence MKPQRFAVTPGEPAGIGPDLCLLLASHPQPHPLIAITSRDLLLERAAQLGVAVTLLDVAPGNWPDLPAPAGSLYVWHTPLAAKVVAGQLDKANAAFVLETLTRAGQGCIDGDFAGMITAPVHKGVINESGIAFSGHTEFLAELTHTEQVVMMLATRGLRVALVTTHLPLRDIADAITAERVERVTRILHADLQQKFGIAQPRILVCGLNPHAGEGGHLGHEEIDIIEPTLERLRQEGMDLRGPLPADTLFTPKYLEHCDAVLAMYHDQGLPVLKYKGFGAAVNVTLGLPIIRTSVDHGTALDLAGSGKIDTGSLHVALETAYQMAETRI
- a CDS encoding peptidylprolyl isomerase, coding for MNVKTKLSDCLRPLVLGALFLGAASAHAAVQQLDKVVAIVDNDVIMQSQLDQRVKEVQQTIAKRGGGVPPTSVLDPQVLERLIVENLQLQIGERSGIRISDEELNQAVGTIAQRNNMSVDQFKAALAHDGLSYEDARDQIKREMIISRVRQRRVAERVQVSEQEVKNFLASDLGKMQLSEELHLANILVPTPDSANSEQLNAAAAKTKAIYDRLKAGADFAQTAIAMSGSDNALDGGDMGWRKAAQLPPPFDRELSAMSVGEITQPARTPGGFIILKLLGKRGGETSLKDEVHVRHILVKPSEIRTEAQTKELAQKIYDRIEGGEDFATLAKSFSEDPGSALNGGDLNWIDPKGLVPEFQDVMAKTPQGVLSKPFRTQYGWHVLEVLGRRATDNTTQAREQQALTVLRNRKYDEELQTWLRQIRDEAYVENKLPGAEQTGTDQAAQ
- a CDS encoding LPS-assembly protein LptD — translated: MALKSPAFRRKFPLLVTGSLLAMQPFATSFVVAAEQYDCSVSASGAWDCAPKTAAAPLPPRPVHDGAAVSAAGSTAQADAGGTAAAEPKTTLVTEAKGRGLRSRSADYSHLDWVPRDKLTAAQLAETGPYCSGAYIEPTRPGMNDKTDKSDSPTFIGAKVSRYEQEQQVATLAGDVVMRQGSMQLEAQEANLYQAENRGELNGDVRLRDNGALIVGDHAEVQLDTGAAQIDNAEYVLHKSRIRGNALYAKRAENAIIRLKDGTYTTCEPDSNAWQLKGNNITLNPATGFGTATNATLRIKNIPILYTPYIYFPIDDRRQSGFLPPSFSTGSETGFTLVTPYYFNLAPNYDATLYPQYMTKRGMMVEGEFRYLTKSSEGQFGGAYLNDDSDERKKQTDYEKTRYMLNWQHKGGLDSRLTSMVDYTNISDPYFFQDLKTYQEGIQAQDFVNQQGALTYRGDSYQARLNVQAYQLATVSQITPYDRLPQLTFNGTLPYHPGGVDLAYETEAVRFDRDLETGNYTEKDGGPFNPFPQANGTPRLDTYVLGLNRANGTRLNLAPSISLPLTATYGYITPKLKYVYTKYDLDLDGTGKNDLLTNRLGASALGESFNSSQDRAVPIASIDSGLYFDRNTQWFGENYRQTLEPRMFYLYVPEKDQKDIPVFDTSENVFSYSSLFRDNRFSGSDRIGDENKLSFGLTSRWIQENGFERQRASIGQAVYFKDREVQLPGIDAKTRDDAHSNVSPIALEYEFRFNRDWRATADYNWDTESHSPRSGSAMFHYQPEDNPNKVVNLGYRYRNDQVVYNQLTGKWQFGGDFGTEGQPGFVKDYYKIQQHDFSMMWPIIPQWNLITRWQYDYARNRTLEAFGGFEYDNCCWKLRVINRYWVSNDEYTQIAPQNEKGDHGLFFQIVLKGLGGLTGAKVESFLDKGIEGYREREDQAF
- a CDS encoding aminoglycoside phosphotransferase family protein codes for the protein MPEQDLRLQQLKVWLDEQLPILFNAQDWGVVPPATLTAASSDASFRRYFRWEGGGRSFVVMDAPPPQENCKPFVDIADLLAKSGINVPKIYAEDLPRGFLLLNDLGQKTYLDVIDAQNADQLFADAIDALLAFQQLPMDAPLPSYDVALLRRELELFPQWYVRQHLGIEFDTQQLALWQRVSDHLIDSALAQPKVLVHRDYMPRNLMISEPNPGVLDFQDAVYGPVTYDITCLFKDAFLSWPKARVREWQRGYWERAGALGIPVQADFDEFLRASDVMGVQRHLKVIGIFARICHRDGKPRYLADVPRFFAYIEAVLADRPELGELGELLASLREPTEAHV
- the murU gene encoding N-acetylmuramate alpha-1-phosphate uridylyltransferase MurU, producing the protein MKAMILAAGKGERMRPLTLHTPKPLVQAGGKRLIEYHLEALAKAGFSEIVINHAWLGQQIESYLGDGAQFGLRIQYSPEGEPLETGGGIFKALPLLGDEPFLLVNGDIWTDFDFASLHNKALEGLAHLVMVDMPAHAPTGGDFYLDNGLLHDAAPGADNLTFSGISVLDPQLFAGCSAGAFKLAPLLREAMAKGLVTGEHMTGRWIDVGTLERLAQVETLLTAGQ